The following coding sequences lie in one Rhodohalobacter barkolensis genomic window:
- the pheT gene encoding phenylalanine--tRNA ligase subunit beta has product MNISYNWLKQYIDLDLSPAETEEKLTLSGLEVEGIEQIGSDFEGFVVGEINQVRSHPNADKLQICDVNLGNKEVQIICGAKNVAKGQKVPVATVGSTLPVPMDDGSYLKIKKAKLRGEASHGMICSESELGLSDDHSGIMVLNSDLQVGSSLKEALNVDKDTIFEIGLTPNRPDASCHVGVARDLSAITGKPLNNPYSELKPEKGSLDDHISISIRDEDKCHRYVGIMVRDLEVKESPAWLKQKLTAIGLRPRNNVVDITNYVLQEIGQPLHAFDYDKIASKKIEVKTFDKEMNFTTLDDVERKVPAGSLFICDGNGPVAIAGVMGGENSEVSLETKNVLIESAYFNPSSIRKTSKQLALQTDSSYRFERGIDPEIQLKAAQRAAELIRKYAGGEIVKGFTDVHPVKFEKREVSLRLSRINRVLGTSLTLKKAEEILNGLEFETTLTGEGQLLCKVPTFRPDVTREIDLIEEVGRIFDYNNIPSPTSSPFFTPETLSDFEVYQQKIKYFAKGLGYKEISTNSLLSPKEAEALAEKELQVETLNPVSQENTTLRTHLAGGFLKSVGYNLNRNAEKIRFFELGHVFRNANKENSTWVGGIQENVHLLMGSCGQKYSDDWQGSSSNYSIFDVKADLEALIQHLDIDKSVECSAENNYSLQYSLNGKTVAELKQIDEKTLHSFDVEKDAFVAEINISLLYEMGAGRDKTTYKPVAKYPSFEFDAAFTVDKSIRAGELSSAIHKNADETLQSVSAFDVYEGANIGEDKKSIAFRLTFLDPNKTLTIKDVEPRVQKIVQSLEKKFGAKLRS; this is encoded by the coding sequence ATGAACATTTCTTATAACTGGCTCAAGCAGTACATCGATTTAGATTTATCACCCGCAGAAACTGAAGAAAAACTTACCCTGTCCGGTTTGGAAGTTGAAGGTATTGAACAGATAGGATCGGACTTTGAAGGATTTGTTGTTGGTGAAATTAATCAGGTAAGATCACATCCCAATGCAGATAAACTTCAAATATGTGATGTGAACCTGGGCAACAAAGAAGTTCAGATTATTTGTGGCGCCAAAAATGTAGCAAAAGGCCAAAAAGTACCGGTTGCAACTGTTGGGTCTACCCTTCCGGTTCCCATGGATGATGGAAGTTATTTGAAAATCAAAAAGGCCAAATTAAGAGGAGAAGCTTCTCACGGGATGATCTGCTCTGAATCTGAGCTTGGTTTAAGTGATGACCATTCGGGGATTATGGTATTAAATTCTGATTTGCAGGTAGGCTCATCACTTAAAGAGGCTTTAAATGTAGACAAAGACACAATCTTTGAAATTGGATTGACTCCTAATCGTCCTGATGCCTCCTGCCATGTAGGTGTTGCACGGGATTTATCGGCAATTACCGGTAAACCACTGAACAACCCCTATTCGGAGTTAAAGCCTGAGAAAGGTTCTTTAGATGATCACATTTCCATTTCGATTAGAGATGAAGATAAATGCCATCGCTATGTTGGAATTATGGTTCGAGACTTGGAAGTTAAAGAGTCTCCGGCTTGGTTGAAGCAGAAATTAACGGCCATTGGATTAAGACCCCGTAATAATGTTGTAGACATTACCAATTACGTGTTACAGGAAATTGGACAGCCGCTACACGCATTTGATTATGATAAAATTGCGAGTAAAAAAATTGAAGTTAAAACATTCGATAAGGAGATGAACTTCACTACACTTGATGATGTGGAACGTAAAGTGCCGGCCGGCTCTCTCTTTATCTGTGATGGAAATGGTCCGGTAGCTATTGCCGGTGTGATGGGTGGTGAAAACAGTGAAGTATCACTAGAAACTAAAAATGTACTAATTGAAAGCGCGTACTTTAACCCCTCTTCCATTCGTAAAACCTCTAAGCAGCTGGCTCTGCAGACAGACAGTTCATATCGATTTGAGCGAGGAATAGATCCGGAGATTCAGTTAAAAGCAGCCCAGCGAGCCGCTGAACTTATAAGGAAATATGCCGGCGGTGAAATTGTGAAAGGATTTACTGATGTTCATCCTGTTAAATTTGAAAAAAGAGAAGTTTCACTTCGTCTGTCCAGAATTAACAGAGTATTGGGCACATCTCTGACGCTGAAGAAAGCAGAAGAAATATTAAATGGACTCGAATTTGAAACAACTTTAACCGGTGAAGGACAGCTTCTGTGTAAAGTACCAACGTTCCGGCCGGATGTAACACGAGAGATTGACTTAATTGAGGAAGTTGGACGAATTTTTGATTACAACAATATACCCTCTCCTACTTCCTCTCCTTTCTTCACACCGGAGACTCTGTCTGATTTTGAGGTGTATCAGCAGAAAATAAAATATTTTGCAAAAGGACTCGGTTACAAGGAGATCTCAACTAATTCCTTGTTGTCTCCCAAAGAAGCCGAAGCACTGGCTGAAAAAGAACTACAGGTTGAGACTTTAAATCCCGTCTCTCAGGAGAATACAACACTCAGAACCCATCTGGCCGGTGGATTTTTAAAGTCTGTAGGATACAATCTCAATCGGAATGCAGAGAAGATTCGATTTTTCGAGCTGGGTCATGTATTTAGAAATGCCAATAAGGAGAACAGTACATGGGTAGGTGGTATACAGGAAAATGTTCACCTTTTAATGGGTAGCTGTGGTCAAAAATATTCAGATGACTGGCAAGGATCTTCCTCAAATTATTCAATATTTGATGTCAAAGCCGATTTAGAAGCTCTGATTCAACATCTGGATATAGACAAATCTGTGGAATGCTCAGCTGAGAATAATTACTCCCTCCAATACAGCCTAAACGGGAAAACCGTTGCCGAGCTGAAACAAATTGACGAAAAAACACTTCATAGTTTTGATGTTGAGAAAGACGCGTTTGTTGCGGAAATAAATATTTCTCTGCTTTACGAAATGGGAGCCGGAAGAGATAAGACAACATACAAACCGGTAGCGAAATATCCTTCATTTGAATTTGATGCAGCCTTTACGGTAGATAAATCAATTCGTGCCGGAGAGCTTTCATCTGCTATCCATAAAAATGCAGATGAAACATTGCAATCGGTTTCGGCATTTGACGTATATGAAGGAGCAAATATTGGTGAGGATAAAAAAAGTATTGCATTTCGTCTCACTTTTTTAGATCCTAATAAAACATTGACAATCAAAGATGTAGAACCAAGAGTTCAAAAAATTGTTCAATCGTTAGAGAAAAAGTTTGGAGCTAAATTGAGATCATAG
- a CDS encoding cell division protein ZapA — MQSIKVNIMGKQIPLKVEESEVESTRKIAQFVDEKFRLYRNQLSNQPDSTVMILACLNIAEEVFELRSKLQYQEDKESELMDQINHKIEDFIKDLA, encoded by the coding sequence ATGCAGTCCATAAAAGTAAATATTATGGGTAAGCAGATTCCTCTCAAAGTTGAAGAGAGTGAAGTGGAGAGTACTCGTAAGATTGCCCAATTCGTGGATGAAAAATTCAGGCTCTACAGAAATCAACTATCGAATCAACCCGATTCAACAGTTATGATTTTGGCTTGTTTAAATATCGCGGAAGAGGTATTTGAACTCAGATCAAAATTACAGTATCAAGAAGACAAAGAGAGTGAGTTGATGGACCAAATCAATCATAAGATTGAAGACTTTATCAAAGATCTTGCATAA
- the trhA gene encoding PAQR family membrane homeostasis protein TrhA: protein MYKGERFNSITHLIGAIAAIAGLFALIYIAVKQGDPWKIASFTIYGSTLFILYLFSTLYHSFKGKWKKIFQKFDHIAIYLLIAGTYTPFTLVTLPDSLGWTFFAIIWGLAMIGIVIDLLPQKGHRILPLVIYLLMGWLVVLVLEPLTQNLPMTGFELLITGGVFYTMGVLFYVLDSKHKLAHGIWHLFVLAGSVSHFISVAAFV, encoded by the coding sequence ATGTATAAAGGCGAACGTTTTAATTCCATTACTCACCTTATCGGTGCCATCGCTGCAATTGCCGGTCTCTTCGCCTTGATCTATATTGCAGTAAAACAGGGTGATCCATGGAAAATTGCTTCATTTACGATTTATGGAAGCACGCTCTTTATTCTATATCTTTTTTCTACACTTTATCACAGTTTTAAAGGCAAATGGAAAAAAATATTCCAAAAGTTTGACCATATTGCCATCTATCTGTTAATTGCAGGCACGTATACTCCATTTACATTGGTTACGCTTCCCGATAGCCTGGGATGGACATTTTTTGCAATTATCTGGGGTTTAGCCATGATCGGTATCGTAATCGATCTTCTTCCTCAAAAAGGACACCGAATTTTACCTCTTGTCATTTATCTCTTAATGGGATGGCTTGTAGTGTTGGTACTTGAACCACTGACTCAAAATCTACCCATGACCGGGTTTGAGCTCTTGATAACCGGTGGTGTTTTCTATACGATGGGAGTCCTATTTTATGTTCTCGACAGTAAACATAAACTGGCGCATGGAATTTGGCACCTTTTTGTGTTGGCGGGAAGTGTAAGTCACTTCATTAGCGTAGCAGCTTTTGTCTAG
- a CDS encoding TIGR00282 family metallophosphoesterase, producing the protein MAKTLKIFFISDIVGESGLNLLETMFPPIREKYSPDFIIANAENSHEGRGLNRSIVKRLYDIDVDVITGGNHSFDKWKIFSYMKTDEKLLRPMNYPKGNAGYGYGIYPVKNSDLKIGVLNLQGRTFLPQIDDPFSTAEWALERIKKETDLVFVDFHAEATAEKMAFAWEFDGQVSAVVGTHTHVPTNDARIFPQGTGYLTDAGMTGPFDSVIGMDKKTSINRFRLGTPQRYKIADKDNRMCGVYLEIDPESAKCLLIEPVIFPEFNNRAN; encoded by the coding sequence ATGGCTAAAACTCTAAAGATTTTTTTTATTTCTGATATTGTCGGGGAATCGGGGCTTAACCTATTGGAAACGATGTTTCCTCCTATCCGGGAAAAATACTCACCTGATTTTATCATAGCGAATGCAGAAAACTCCCACGAAGGTCGAGGTTTAAACAGATCCATTGTAAAACGACTTTATGACATAGATGTTGATGTGATAACCGGCGGAAACCACTCGTTTGATAAATGGAAGATTTTCTCCTACATGAAAACGGACGAAAAGCTTCTGCGGCCTATGAACTACCCAAAAGGTAACGCCGGTTATGGGTATGGAATCTACCCGGTTAAGAATTCAGATTTAAAAATTGGAGTTTTAAATCTTCAGGGAAGAACATTCCTGCCACAGATTGACGATCCATTCTCTACAGCTGAGTGGGCTTTAGAGAGAATCAAAAAGGAAACAGACCTTGTGTTTGTTGATTTTCATGCTGAAGCAACCGCAGAAAAGATGGCATTTGCATGGGAATTTGACGGACAGGTTTCGGCCGTAGTTGGTACACATACTCATGTTCCTACAAATGATGCTCGAATTTTTCCACAGGGTACCGGTTATTTGACTGATGCCGGCATGACCGGTCCTTTCGATTCTGTAATTGGTATGGATAAGAAAACATCCATCAATCGTTTCAGATTAGGTACCCCGCAACGTTATAAAATTGCCGATAAAGATAACCGGATGTGCGGAGTCTATCTTGAAATTGATCCCGAAAGCGCGAAATGCTTGCTTATTGAACCTGTCATTTTTCCT